In Streptococcus porcinus, the genomic window CATCAAACTGGGAAATTTGATACGCTTTGGGATTATCAGGGTAAAAATAATTCTTGCGGTCAAAGTGCATCTTTTTATGGATATCCATATTAAGAGCCAGCGAAGCTTTGATTCCTGCATCAATTACACCCTTATTCATGACTGGTAAAACACCTGGGAAAGACCAGTCAATGACGTTGGTGTTTGCGTTAGCTTCTTGCCCAAAATGTGCCGACGAAGGTGAGAAGATTTTCGAATTGGTATTCAGTTCAACGTGAACTTCTAGTCCAATAATTGTTTCAAAATTCATTACTTGTCACCTCCAAAAATAAATGGCTGTTGCTTATGGTAGTCTGTGCTAGCTTCAAAAGCTGCTGCTGCTTGATAAATTGTTTCTTCACTGTATTTTGGTCCAATTAACTGTAAGCCAACTGGCAAGCCATCTGCAAATCCTGAAGGAATTGAGATTCCTGGCAAACCAGCTAAATTAACCGGAATAGTCAATAAGTCAGCTAAGTACATCGAAACAGGATCATGATTGAGAGTGTCTAGTCCAAAAGCAACGGAAGGTGTTGTTGGCCCAAGAATAAGATCATAATTAGCAAAAACTTTAGCAAAATCCTCAATAATCAAGGTACGAACTTGACCAGCTTTTTTGAAATAAGCATCATAGTAACCAGAAGATAAGCTAAAAGTTCCTAGCATAATTCGGCGTTTCACTTCATCACCAAAGCCTTGGCTACGTGTTTGTACATAGATGTCATCTAAAGATTTCGCATTCTCAGCACGGAATCCATATCTAATTCCATCAAAACGTTGTAAATTCGATGATGCTTCTGATGAGGCAATAATATAATAGACAGCTACCCCATACTTGCTATGCGGAAGACTCACTTCTTCTACACGAGCTCCCAATTTTTCAAACTGTTTAGCAGCTTCTAGAATATTTTCTTTGATTTGAGGATCAATACCTTCTCCTAGATATTCTTTTGGAAGAGCAATCTTCATCCCTTTTATCTCTTGACCAATCTTGCTAGTATAATCAGCTATCTTCACAGGCGCCGAAGTTGAATCTTTCTCATCTGGACCAGCGATAACATTCAACATATAAGCATTTTCACTAACGGTTTGCGAAATAGGACCTATTTGATCTAAGGAAGATCCAAAGGCAATTAAGCCATAGCGAGAAACTGCCCCGTAGGTTGGTTTCATTCCCACAACACCATTAAAGGCTGCTGGTTGACGAATAGAGCCACCTGTATCCGAACCTAGAGAGAGGCGGACTTGTCCTGAAGCTACTGCTGTCGCAGAGCCACCTGAAGATCCCCCAGGTACTTTAGTCTGATCCCAAGCGTTTTTGGTCTTTTTGAAATAAGAAGTTTCCGTTGATCCCCCCATGGCAAATTCATCCATGTTGGTTTTTCCTATAACAATCATATCTTTAGCAAGTGCATTATCAATAGCTGTCGCGTTAAAAATAGGCTCATAATTATAAAGCATTTTTGAGGCAGCTGTTGTTAGGATACCTTTGGTCGAAATATTATCTTTGACAGCAAACGGAATTCCAGACAAAAGGTTATCAGCATCAATACCTTTATCATCTATCGCTTGCGCTTGAGCAAGTGCTGAATCTTCACTGATCGTAATAAATGAGCCGATACTATCTTCACGTTTTTTGATATCTTCAATCGTAGCAGCAGTTAATTCTTTGGCAGAAATCTCTTTTTTCACCAATAAGTCATGTAATTCTGTTAAATCTTTAGTGTTAAATGACATTAGGCATCTCCTCCATCTTCTAAAATGGCAGGTACTTTGATAAAGTTATTTTCTTTTTCTGGTACATTTTTAAACAAGAGTTGGCGATCTGTGCCAGCATGAGCTATGTCTTGTCGCATCACATTTTTTCGGTCAGCCATGGTTGTAGTAATTGCAATGCCTTCTGTGTCAACTTCATTCAATAATTCAATCATATCAACAATTTTCGTTAAGCTAGTGGCAAACGCGCTAGTCTCTTGATCAGAAAATGTTAATTTTGATAAAGTGGCTACGTGGCGCACTTCCTCTTCAGAAATTTTCATCATTTCTCCTTAG contains:
- the gatA gene encoding Asp-tRNA(Asn)/Glu-tRNA(Gln) amidotransferase subunit GatA → MSFNTKDLTELHDLLVKKEISAKELTAATIEDIKKREDSIGSFITISEDSALAQAQAIDDKGIDADNLLSGIPFAVKDNISTKGILTTAASKMLYNYEPIFNATAIDNALAKDMIVIGKTNMDEFAMGGSTETSYFKKTKNAWDQTKVPGGSSGGSATAVASGQVRLSLGSDTGGSIRQPAAFNGVVGMKPTYGAVSRYGLIAFGSSLDQIGPISQTVSENAYMLNVIAGPDEKDSTSAPVKIADYTSKIGQEIKGMKIALPKEYLGEGIDPQIKENILEAAKQFEKLGARVEEVSLPHSKYGVAVYYIIASSEASSNLQRFDGIRYGFRAENAKSLDDIYVQTRSQGFGDEVKRRIMLGTFSLSSGYYDAYFKKAGQVRTLIIEDFAKVFANYDLILGPTTPSVAFGLDTLNHDPVSMYLADLLTIPVNLAGLPGISIPSGFADGLPVGLQLIGPKYSEETIYQAAAAFEASTDYHKQQPFIFGGDK
- the gatC gene encoding Asp-tRNA(Asn)/Glu-tRNA(Gln) amidotransferase subunit GatC encodes the protein MKISEEEVRHVATLSKLTFSDQETSAFATSLTKIVDMIELLNEVDTEGIAITTTMADRKNVMRQDIAHAGTDRQLLFKNVPEKENNFIKVPAILEDGGDA